The following are encoded in a window of Phaseolus vulgaris cultivar G19833 chromosome 3, P. vulgaris v2.0, whole genome shotgun sequence genomic DNA:
- the LOC137839222 gene encoding uncharacterized protein, translated as MAELHEVEIHESSPRYQNFVAEESNEERRVNLDLLDEAREEARIKVEAVKRRVERQYSSKVKSRQFQVGDLVMRKAHPYELENKLSPKWTGPFRVTDAKGNGSYNLETLEGGPIPRSWNAANLKVYFS; from the exons atggcggagctccatgaag tggagatccacgaaagctcgccacgttaccagaattttgtggccgaagaatccaatgaagagaggcgagTGAATCTGGACTTGttggacgaagccagggaagaagcaagAATAAAAGTTGAGGCAGtcaagagaagagtggagcgacaatatagctctaaggtgaagtcGCGGCAATTTCAAGTTGGTGActtagtcatgaggaaggctcacccatatgagctagagaacaagttgtctcccaaatggaccggacccttcagagttaccgatgccaaggggaatggttcatacaacctagagactttggaaggaggccCCATTCCAcgtagttggaatgcagccaattTAAAAGTCTACTTCAGTTAA
- the LOC137839223 gene encoding uncharacterized protein, producing MTEQQAPPTKKTLGDYIMYQGPRHFSSIAIPTTTKALEINPDFLTLIRAYQFTAIEHEDPYSHLDTFYEFVGTMGFQSGDLENVYMRLFSFSLARKAKEWLKSLPNQSLTSWKDVEEKFLQRFFPISRYNKAKSDIKMLLDAAAGGTMMALDVEQATIIIDALASTDYKAQHDGQDIQNKGLLENALLAKNKILTQQIEQLTAQMAKLPQQLYVVHSSQSQSQSIRCDFSGGVHPNGHCFIKNNSPEVEDPSMLERMNKVEDALTKIVSAQDNIVRAQDNSMAMIRSIEIQMRQLTKQISQIVEEQSGQFSVNRQTNSKEHCDNVVAEKEEKDEKERSEEEKIKKKSENKERGVFEKDLSYPHSLSKSEKERKFFDKLLPKNYFAGNLKQDSTFERFRKNRSYIEEKNIELEDRYSVIIQKGLPKKFKDPGSFNLPVSIGALLVANALLDLGASVNIIPLAMLKKIGDLEIKPTKMTLKLADQVTKYPYGVVEDVLVKVDKFIFPVDFVVMDMKEDEEVPLILGRPFMKTARIIVDVDKGELQVRTQDEEGKNVYRRMDHRDIPP from the exons ATGACAGAACAGCAAGCACCACCTACTAAGAAGACACTTGGAGATTATATCATGTACCAAGGACCAAgacatttttctagtattgcaatacctACTACTACCAAGGCCTTGGAAATAAATCCCgattttctcactctcatccGTGCCTATCAATTTACAGCAATAGAACATGAGGATCCATATTCacatttggatacattttatgaatttgtAGGAACAATGGGTTTTCAATCAGGTgatcttgaaaatgtttatatgcgcttgttttctttttcattggcaAGAAAGGCTAAGGAATGGCTCAAATCACTTCCAAATCAGAGCCTCACTAGCTGGaaggatgtagaggaaaaatttttgcaaagattttttccaatttctcgctacaacaaagcaaa atctgacataaagatgctcctagatgctgcagctggtggcacaatgatggcccttgatgtagaacaagcgACAATAATTATTGATGCATTGGCATCAACTGATTATAAAGCCCAACATGATGGACAAGATATTCAGAATAAAGGGTTGTTAGAAAATGCACTCTTGGCTAAAAATAAGATTCTGACACAGCAGATTGAGCAACTAACtgcacaaatggctaaattgccccaacaattatatgttgttcattCATCTCAAAGCCAAAGTCAGTCAATCAGGTGTGATTTTTCTGGAGGTGttcatcctaatggtcactgTTTTATTAAGAACAATTCACCTGAAGTTGAGGATCCATCCATGCTTGAAAGAATGAATAAAGTTGAAGACGCTCTGACAAAGATTGTGAGCGCGCAGGACAATATTGTGAGAGCGCAGGACAATAGCATGGCCATGATTAGGAGTATAGAGATCCAGATGAGACAGCTGACCAAACAAATTTCACAAATTGTGGAGGAACAAAGTGGCCAGTTTTCAGTCAATAGGCAAACCAATTCAAAAGAGCATTGCGATAATGTAGtggctgaaaaagaagaaaaagatgagaaagagagaagtgaggaggaaaaaataaagaagaaaagtgaaaataaggagagaggagtttttgaaaaagatttatcatatcctcattCTCTTTCAAAAAGcgagaaggaaagaaaattctttgataaattgctccctaaaaattattttgcaggaaatttgaagcaagattcaacatttgaaagatttcgaaagaataggagctatattgaagaaaaaaatatagagCTGGAGGATAGATACAGTGTCATTATTCAAAAAGGCTTGCCTAAAAAATTCAAGGACCCAGGGAGTTTTAACCTTCCCGTGTCTATAGGTGCTTTATTAGTAGCCAATGCTTTATTGGATTTGGGAGCAAGCGTAAATATAATTCCTTTGGCAATGCTGAAGAAAATAGGTGATTTGGAGATTAAACCCACCAAGATGACTTTAAAGTTAGCTGATCAAGTAACCAAGTATCcatatggtgtggttgaagatgttctcgtcaaggtggataaattcatatttcctgtggattttgttgtgatggacatgaaagaagatgaggaggTTCCCTTGATACTTGGAAGACCCTTTATGAAGACTGCTAGAATCATAGTTGATGTCGACAAAGGAGAACTTCAAGTTAGAACTCAAGATGAGGAG GGGAAGAATGTGTACAGAAGGATGGATCACAGAGATATTCCACCTTGA